A portion of the Bacillus thuringiensis genome contains these proteins:
- a CDS encoding DUF4870 domain-containing protein: MHFLTLLSFFILIFFSVTIFYIPLIFYFICKSQDIRKNILEAVLYQLSIWIITVIWNLFIIRILMLSLSNLDLISNNALSIFRTAPLYLILFLLLIFGPIKGILYVLQDKDFHYPIISKWINK, encoded by the coding sequence ATGCATTTTCTTACCTTATTATCTTTTTTTATTCTTATTTTCTTTAGCGTCACAATTTTTTATATACCATTGATTTTTTATTTCATATGCAAATCACAAGACATTCGAAAAAATATCCTTGAAGCTGTTTTATACCAACTGTCCATTTGGATAATTACAGTGATTTGGAATCTTTTCATAATCAGAATCTTAATGTTATCTTTGTCTAATTTAGACCTAATTTCAAATAACGCTTTGAGTATTTTCAGAACAGCTCCTTTATATCTAATACTGTTTCTTTTGTTGATTTTCGGACCTATAAAAGGAATTTTATATGTGTTACAGGACAAAGACTTTCATTATCCTATTATTTCTAAATGGATTAACAAATAA
- a CDS encoding IS3 family transposase (programmed frameshift), whose protein sequence is MAKFTADEKIQIVLRYLNGNESYRELGRSLGISDTIILNWVNQYKQNGLEAFLKRCTNYTQQFKLDVLNFMIENGMSLFETAAIFNIPAPSTISVWKKQLETQGIDALQSKKKGRPSMKKDSNKQLKQPLAEGSVEALEARIKQLEMENEYFKKVKCLSSKQGKITKQDKAQVVYELRHKYSVKALVELATIPRSTYYDLVKKMNRPDVDADLKAEIKAIYEENEGRYGYRRIRDELTNRGQKVNHKKVQRIMKELGLKCVVRMKKYKSYKGKVGRIAPNILERNFHTDAPNQKWVTDITEFKLFGEKLYVSPVLDLYNGEIITYTIGSRPTYSLVSDMLEKALERLPETHQLLMHSDQGWHYQMRQYVRTLESRAIVQSMSRKGNCYDNAVIENFFGIMKSEFLYIKEFENVEHFKIELEKYIDYYNTKRIKAKLKMSPVQYRTHFYQAA, encoded by the exons ATGGCTAAATTTACAGCTGATGAAAAAATACAAATCGTTCTACGTTATTTGAACGGAAATGAAAGTTATCGAGAACTGGGTAGATCGCTCGGTATAAGTGACACAATCATTTTGAATTGGGTAAACCAATATAAACAGAATGGTCTGGAAGCTTTTCTAAAACGATGTACAAATTACACACAACAATTTAAACTAGACGTACTAAACTTTATGATTGAAAACGGTATGTCCTTATTTGAGACGGCAGCTATCTTTAATATTCCTGCCCCTTCAACGATTTCTGTTTGGAAAAAACAGCTCGAAACACAAGGAATTGATGCCCTTCAATCTAAGAAAAAGGGGCGTCCATCCATGAAAAAAGATTCAAATAAACAATTAAAACAACCTTTAGCTGAAGGGTCAGTCGAAGCACTTGAAGCACGCATTAAACAGCTTGAGATGGAAAATGAGTACT TTAAAAAAGTTAAATGCCTTAGTTCAAAACAAGGAAAAATCACAAAACAAGACAAAGCGCAAGTAGTCTATGAATTAAGGCATAAATATTCGGTCAAAGCACTCGTGGAGCTAGCTACTATTCCTCGAAGCACGTATTATGATTTAGTAAAGAAAATGAATCGTCCAGATGTAGATGCCGATTTGAAAGCTGAGATTAAAGCGATTTATGAGGAAAATGAAGGTCGTTATGGTTACCGTCGCATTCGTGATGAATTAACGAATCGTGGCCAGAAAGTGAACCACAAGAAGGTTCAGCGCATTATGAAAGAGCTTGGGTTAAAGTGTGTTGTGCGTATGAAGAAATATAAATCCTATAAAGGAAAAGTCGGTAGAATTGCACCTAATATTTTAGAGCGTAATTTTCATACAGATGCACCGAATCAAAAGTGGGTAACAGACATCACAGAGTTTAAATTGTTTGGAGAAAAACTGTATGTATCACCTGTATTAGATTTGTATAATGGTGAAATTATTACCTATACAATTGGTTCTAGACCGACGTATTCGCTTGTTTCAGACATGTTAGAGAAAGCATTGGAACGTTTACCCGAAACCCACCAGCTACTGATGCATTCGGATCAAGGATGGCATTATCAAATGAGACAGTACGTCCGGACACTTGAATCAAGAGCTATCGTCCAGAGTATGTCTCGAAAAGGAAACTGTTACGACAACGCAGTAATAGAAAATTTCTTTGGGATTATGAAGTCGGAGTTCCTCTACATAAAAGAATTTGAAAATGTAGAGCACTTTAAAATAGAATTAGAAAAATATATAGATTATTATAATACGAAACGGATTAAGGCAAAATTAAAAATGAGCCCGGTACAATACCGGACTCACTTTTATCAAGCTGCCTAA
- a CDS encoding putative mucin/carbohydrate-binding domain-containing protein: MGNNSKYKTRKILAATATVTMLATGMISSSDVFAEERQQQKLSKSLQEEKSVKSENRTFTVPGKGDVEVLKQQERKSMAFSPYEPTGLYAKPNEQITINVEGNQDIQAYIGTYSYDASWREDSKIKSFTLKPGINTIQSPNGGMIYFYNKQQGGTIRTTVTTGGTTTPFFELGKHTKQDLINMLDQYPNAHAVELKGERVLITASPARVKKYLLGSNTDPVQLLKKMDEATQIQDKVAGLSEEQVDKHYVHYVEENHSPDYYMYAYPYRTAYVGDAIQYVLDINKFIKDGWGPWHEAGHLRQQSPWKFYEMTEVQNNIYSLAVEKAFTSNQPFRLQQEGAYTKAFQYLEQSNKNYDEISDAFVKLVMLWQLQLAYGEDFYPKLHQLYRDMPSNELPQTDENKKQLFMISASKVAKQNLIPFFEKWGLRPNNDTIQKVNALGYPILTAEIWKGTDSNPIKPDMPNGNNILEGKQFAWSLKGISDFEFAKINFNKSTEEMQIDLKAGVPHHYFNETYASIKVQNASGKVVYNKGIYGNKQQNAESQKVPVKVGDYIELTHLEGVQRATLTNVDNSKQESFGKKAIYEITKEGLKKVEKMPEATILDGNQFAWSLKGISDFEFAKINFNKSTEEMQVDLKAGIPHHYFNETYASIKVQNASGKVVYNKDIYGNKQQNAESQKVSVKVGDYIELTHLEGVQRATLTNVDNSNQESFGKKAMYEVTKEGLKKVEKMPETTVLDGKQFAWSLKGYNDREIAKVEYNKATEKMQIKLEAGVPHSYFTSTYASIKVQNSSGNILYNKEIIGNRQQAAESQTVPVKVGDYIEFTHIEGEAQKEKTRATLTNLENSKQEYIGKKRIYQVTSMGLLIKS; the protein is encoded by the coding sequence ATGGGGAATAATTCAAAATATAAAACCAGAAAAATACTTGCAGCTACTGCTACAGTAACTATGCTTGCCACTGGAATGATTTCTTCTTCGGATGTCTTTGCAGAGGAAAGGCAGCAGCAAAAATTATCGAAATCACTGCAAGAAGAAAAATCAGTTAAATCAGAAAACAGGACATTTACAGTCCCAGGAAAAGGGGATGTTGAGGTACTAAAACAACAGGAAAGAAAAAGTATGGCATTTAGTCCATATGAACCAACTGGTTTATATGCAAAGCCAAATGAGCAAATAACAATTAATGTAGAAGGAAATCAAGATATTCAAGCATACATTGGAACGTATTCGTATGATGCTTCTTGGAGAGAAGATTCTAAGATAAAATCATTTACATTAAAACCTGGTATAAACACAATCCAATCTCCAAATGGGGGAATGATTTATTTTTATAATAAACAACAAGGTGGTACCATTCGAACAACAGTCACAACAGGTGGGACGACTACTCCTTTCTTCGAACTAGGAAAGCATACGAAACAAGATTTAATAAACATGCTGGACCAATATCCAAATGCACATGCAGTGGAGTTAAAAGGAGAACGTGTATTAATTACGGCTAGCCCTGCACGTGTTAAGAAATATTTGTTGGGTTCTAATACAGATCCTGTACAACTCTTAAAAAAGATGGATGAAGCTACTCAAATTCAAGACAAAGTAGCTGGATTATCTGAAGAACAAGTAGATAAACATTATGTTCATTACGTAGAAGAAAATCATTCTCCCGATTATTATATGTATGCATATCCTTATCGAACTGCTTATGTAGGAGATGCAATCCAATACGTGTTAGATATTAATAAATTTATAAAAGATGGCTGGGGTCCCTGGCATGAGGCAGGGCATTTGAGGCAGCAATCACCTTGGAAATTTTATGAAATGACAGAAGTACAAAATAATATATACAGCCTTGCAGTAGAAAAAGCATTTACATCTAATCAACCTTTTAGATTGCAACAAGAGGGTGCTTATACTAAGGCGTTTCAATACTTAGAACAATCTAATAAAAATTATGATGAAATTAGTGATGCTTTTGTTAAGCTTGTTATGCTTTGGCAACTACAGTTAGCATATGGAGAGGATTTCTATCCTAAATTGCATCAATTGTATAGAGACATGCCTTCAAATGAACTTCCACAAACTGATGAAAATAAAAAACAATTATTTATGATTTCAGCATCAAAAGTAGCCAAACAAAATTTGATTCCTTTCTTTGAGAAGTGGGGATTACGTCCAAATAACGATACCATTCAAAAAGTGAATGCATTAGGATATCCAATTTTGACAGCAGAGATTTGGAAAGGTACGGATTCTAACCCAATTAAACCAGATATGCCTAATGGAAATAATATTTTAGAAGGAAAACAGTTTGCATGGTCACTAAAAGGAATTAGTGATTTCGAATTTGCTAAAATCAATTTCAATAAGTCGACAGAAGAAATGCAAATCGACTTAAAAGCAGGCGTACCACATCATTATTTTAATGAAACATACGCGAGTATTAAAGTACAAAATGCATCGGGGAAAGTAGTATATAATAAAGGCATTTATGGAAACAAACAGCAAAATGCTGAATCACAAAAGGTACCAGTCAAAGTAGGGGATTATATCGAGTTAACACATCTAGAAGGTGTGCAAAGAGCAACTCTCACAAATGTAGATAATAGTAAACAAGAGAGCTTTGGAAAAAAAGCCATATACGAAATTACAAAAGAAGGTTTGAAAAAAGTAGAAAAAATGCCAGAAGCAACAATTTTGGATGGAAATCAATTTGCATGGTCGCTAAAAGGAATTAGTGATTTTGAGTTTGCTAAAATTAATTTCAATAAGTCGACAGAAGAAATGCAAGTTGATTTAAAAGCAGGTATACCACATCATTATTTTAATGAAACATATGCGAGCATTAAAGTACAAAATGCATCAGGGAAAGTAGTATATAATAAGGATATTTATGGAAATAAGCAACAAAATGCTGAATCGCAAAAAGTTTCAGTCAAAGTAGGAGATTATATCGAGTTAACACATCTAGAAGGTGTGCAAAGAGCAACTCTCACAAATGTAGATAATAGTAATCAAGAGAGTTTTGGAAAAAAAGCCATGTACGAAGTTACAAAAGAAGGCCTGAAGAAAGTAGAGAAAATGCCAGAAACAACAGTTTTAGATGGAAAACAATTTGCGTGGTCTTTAAAGGGATATAATGATCGAGAAATCGCAAAAGTAGAGTATAACAAAGCAACAGAAAAAATGCAGATTAAATTAGAGGCGGGAGTACCCCATTCCTATTTTACTAGTACGTATGCAAGCATTAAAGTCCAGAATTCATCCGGTAATATTTTGTACAATAAAGAAATTATAGGAAACAGACAACAAGCTGCTGAAAGCCAAACCGTTCCAGTCAAAGTAGGGGATTATATTGAGTTTACTCATATAGAGGGAGAAGCACAAAAGGAAAAGACACGCGCCACACTTACTAATCTTGAGAATAGTAAACAGGAATATATAGGAAAGAAAAGAATATATCAGGTTACCTCTATGGGATTATTAATAAAGTCATAG
- a CDS encoding putative mucin/carbohydrate-binding domain-containing protein, protein MNIFKRFLISSIAMTTFVGTELILQNDRIHNKVYAESYNVTYKETDSNKRDSQDERLIVKFKNQIDLPYEDGIEKRIKNENYDNNLKKLFSENTELTLNRLFSSVNPIDIEKLSVHSKSFANQSANNLLNYYIVQAPNNIDIELLLKKFETSPLVEEAYIQEKQILTPPEIQLPDLPVNPYDDPRFKNQGYLEAAPKGINAPHAWSIKGGDGKGTTFVDMEYGWLLNHEDLFNKNIKLMSGQNISQHRAHGTSVLGIVSSEDNQIGNIGIAPRANVKVISQIRDNGIYNTADAILSAVHNLQAGDILLLEAQASYDGYGDKYLPVEVHPDIFDAIRVGTDKGIIIIEAGANGSNDLDDFKDRNGKKILNRNSPDFKDSGAIMVGAGSSTVPHKRLWFSNYGSRVDVYGWGENVDTTSANPSQNTTNLYTSTFSGTSSASPIIAGAATSIQGIAKEHRSSPYTPAELRNILSNPNTGTKSQDPWNDRIGVLPDLKSILDNLGFNSDIPNSSNILEGKQFAWSLKGISDFEFAKINLNKSTEEVQVDLKAGIPHHYFNETYASIKVQNASGIVVYKKDIYGNKQQNAESQKVPVKVGDYIELTHLEGVHRATFTNVDNSKQESFGKKAIYEVTKEGLKKIERMPEATILDGNQFAWSLKGYSDREIAKIDYDKTAEKMKVKLEAGVPHSYFASTYASIKVQNSSGNVLYNKEIVGNKQQNAESQIVPVKVGDYIEFTHIEGDATKEKTRATLTNFENNKNETIGKTARYQVTKEGLKKVEKMPETTVLDGNQFAWSLKGYNDREIVKVEYNKATEKMQIKLEAGVPHSYFTSTYASIKVQNSLGNILYNKEIVGNRQQAAESQTVSVKVGDYIEFTHIEGEAHKEKTRATLANLENSKQEFMGKKRTYQVTPTGLLIK, encoded by the coding sequence ATGAACATATTCAAAAGGTTTCTAATTTCATCAATTGCAATGACAACATTTGTAGGAACAGAGCTAATACTACAAAATGATAGAATTCATAATAAAGTTTACGCGGAATCTTATAATGTCACATACAAAGAAACAGATTCTAATAAAAGAGATTCACAGGACGAAAGATTAATTGTAAAGTTTAAAAATCAAATTGACTTACCTTATGAAGATGGTATTGAGAAACGAATAAAAAATGAGAATTATGATAACAATTTAAAGAAGTTATTTTCCGAAAATACGGAACTTACTTTGAATCGGTTGTTCTCATCTGTAAATCCGATAGATATTGAAAAGTTATCAGTACACTCTAAATCATTTGCTAATCAATCAGCTAATAATTTATTAAATTATTATATTGTACAAGCTCCTAATAACATAGATATAGAATTATTACTGAAAAAATTTGAAACATCTCCTCTCGTAGAGGAGGCTTATATACAAGAAAAACAAATTTTGACACCCCCTGAAATACAGTTACCGGATTTACCTGTTAATCCGTACGATGATCCTAGATTTAAAAATCAAGGATATCTTGAAGCGGCACCAAAGGGAATTAATGCCCCGCATGCTTGGAGCATTAAAGGTGGTGACGGTAAGGGTACTACTTTTGTGGATATGGAATATGGATGGTTATTGAACCATGAGGATTTATTCAATAAAAATATAAAGCTTATGTCTGGACAAAATATAAGTCAGCATAGAGCTCATGGTACTTCTGTATTAGGAATTGTTTCATCCGAAGATAATCAAATTGGAAATATTGGAATTGCACCAAGAGCAAATGTAAAAGTAATATCCCAAATCAGGGATAATGGAATTTATAATACAGCAGATGCCATTTTAAGCGCTGTACATAATCTACAAGCAGGAGATATTCTTTTATTAGAGGCACAAGCTTCGTATGATGGGTATGGGGATAAATATTTACCTGTAGAAGTACATCCAGATATTTTTGATGCGATTCGTGTTGGTACAGATAAAGGGATTATTATTATAGAAGCTGGCGCAAATGGTTCAAACGACTTAGATGATTTTAAAGATCGTAATGGAAAAAAAATCTTAAATCGAAATAGTCCAGACTTTAAGGATTCAGGTGCTATTATGGTTGGGGCGGGATCATCAACTGTTCCACATAAACGTTTATGGTTTTCAAATTATGGAAGTCGAGTAGATGTATATGGGTGGGGAGAAAATGTTGATACAACATCAGCAAATCCAAGTCAAAATACTACAAATTTATATACATCAACATTTAGTGGAACATCAAGTGCTTCACCAATTATTGCTGGAGCAGCAACTTCGATTCAAGGTATTGCTAAAGAACATCGAAGTTCTCCTTATACCCCAGCAGAATTAAGAAATATCTTAAGTAATCCAAATACAGGAACAAAATCTCAAGATCCGTGGAATGATAGAATAGGCGTCTTACCTGATCTAAAATCAATTTTAGATAACTTAGGTTTTAATTCAGATATACCGAATTCTTCTAATATTTTAGAAGGAAAGCAGTTTGCATGGTCACTAAAAGGAATTAGTGATTTTGAGTTTGCTAAAATCAATCTCAATAAGTCGACAGAAGAAGTGCAAGTCGATTTAAAGGCAGGCATACCACATCATTATTTTAATGAAACATACGCGAGTATTAAAGTACAAAATGCATCAGGGATAGTAGTATACAAGAAAGACATTTATGGAAACAAACAACAAAATGCTGAATCGCAAAAGGTTCCAGTCAAAGTAGGAGATTATATCGAGTTAACACATTTAGAAGGTGTGCATAGAGCTACTTTTACAAATGTCGATAATAGTAAACAAGAGAGTTTTGGAAAAAAAGCCATATACGAAGTTACAAAAGAAGGTCTGAAGAAAATAGAAAGAATGCCAGAAGCAACAATCTTAGATGGAAATCAATTTGCATGGTCATTAAAAGGATATAGTGATAGAGAAATTGCAAAAATAGATTATGATAAAACGGCAGAAAAGATGAAGGTAAAACTAGAAGCAGGTGTACCACATTCCTACTTTGCTAGTACGTACGCGAGTATTAAAGTCCAGAATTCTTCTGGAAATGTTCTGTATAATAAGGAAATCGTGGGAAATAAACAACAAAATGCTGAAAGCCAAATTGTTCCAGTCAAGGTAGGGGATTACATTGAATTTACCCATATAGAAGGAGATGCAACAAAGGAGAAAACGCGAGCAACTTTAACTAACTTTGAAAATAACAAAAATGAAACCATTGGAAAGACAGCAAGGTATCAAGTTACAAAAGAAGGCCTGAAGAAAGTAGAGAAAATGCCAGAAACAACAGTTTTAGATGGAAATCAATTTGCATGGTCTTTAAAGGGATATAATGATCGAGAAATCGTAAAAGTAGAGTATAACAAAGCAACAGAGAAAATGCAGATTAAATTAGAAGCGGGAGTACCCCATTCCTATTTTACTAGTACGTATGCAAGCATTAAAGTTCAAAACTCATTGGGCAATATCTTGTACAATAAAGAAATTGTAGGAAATAGACAACAAGCTGCTGAAAGCCAAACCGTTTCAGTCAAAGTAGGGGATTATATTGAGTTTACTCATATAGAGGGAGAAGCGCACAAGGAAAAGACACGCGCCACACTTGCTAATCTTGAGAATAGTAAACAGGAATTTATGGGTAAGAAAAGAACATATCAAGTTACTCCTACGGGATTATTAATAAAATAG
- a CDS encoding preprotein translocase translates to MNKSDMILRLLTDLKIEHQELKAQLRKLQLKLTSLEEKNSNKKTTITKQRRNSRFPASFYDWRKSIQKN, encoded by the coding sequence ATGAATAAATCAGATATGATACTACGTTTACTTACAGATTTGAAAATAGAACATCAAGAATTAAAAGCACAGTTAAGAAAATTACAATTAAAACTAACATCTCTTGAAGAAAAGAATTCAAATAAAAAAACCACTATTACAAAACAACGTCGAAATTCTAGGTTCCCAGCATCTTTTTATGATTGGAGAAAATCTATTCAAAAAAATTAA
- a CDS encoding collagen-like protein — translation MGQFNKFNKCNNFPFPCAFPPAGEGPTGGTGPTGPTGPTGPGGTGIGVTGPTGPTGPTGPSGTGIGVTGPTGPQGTQGPPGEEGPTGPQGVQGIQGEPGPQGVQGIQGEPGLEGPTGPQGVQGIQGEPGPEGPTGPQGIQGIQGEPGPEGPTGPQGIQGIQGEPGPTGPTGPVTFANLSSSSSQIIPNLGVVTFNTTILSNVLINGTNDTLTIVDSGVYKLEYYLSTAPASIAPISFVISLNGSTATLFNIIVATSGGEISLGAIGTLNSGDTLQLVNFSDNPTTLPNLSASGLGRQNARFLIYKIF, via the coding sequence ATGGGTCAATTTAATAAGTTTAATAAGTGTAATAATTTTCCTTTTCCTTGTGCTTTCCCTCCTGCAGGAGAAGGACCAACAGGAGGGACAGGTCCAACAGGTCCAACAGGTCCAACAGGTCCCGGTGGAACAGGAATTGGTGTAACAGGTCCGACTGGCCCAACAGGCCCAACAGGACCCAGTGGAACGGGCATAGGTGTAACCGGCCCAACAGGACCTCAAGGAACTCAAGGACCTCCTGGAGAAGAAGGCCCGACAGGACCTCAAGGAGTACAAGGAATTCAAGGAGAACCAGGACCCCAAGGAGTTCAGGGAATTCAAGGAGAACCAGGACTAGAAGGCCCAACAGGACCCCAAGGAGTACAAGGAATTCAAGGAGAACCAGGACCAGAAGGCCCGACAGGACCCCAAGGAATTCAGGGAATTCAAGGAGAACCAGGACCAGAAGGCCCGACAGGACCCCAAGGAATTCAGGGAATTCAAGGAGAACCAGGTCCAACAGGTCCAACAGGTCCCGTAACTTTTGCAAATTTAAGTAGCTCTTCATCCCAAATCATTCCAAATCTAGGTGTTGTTACATTTAATACTACTATTCTTAGCAATGTTTTAATTAATGGAACAAATGATACCTTAACAATTGTTGATTCAGGTGTATATAAACTTGAATACTATCTTTCTACAGCTCCGGCTTCTATAGCACCAATTAGTTTTGTAATTTCTTTAAATGGTAGTACAGCGACTTTATTTAATATAATAGTTGCTACGAGTGGTGGTGAAATATCACTAGGAGCAATTGGAACTTTAAATAGTGGGGATACCCTTCAATTGGTGAATTTTAGTGACAATCCAACCACTTTACCTAACCTATCAGCTAGTGGTTTGGGTAGACAAAATGCAAGGTTTTTAATATATAAGATTTTTTAG
- a CDS encoding IS110 family transposase, which produces MKHVIAFDISMGKSYMGIYNAQKQCVFESEIKHSKPEFKKLQEKIHELTDKTGKLPKIVFEATGIYSRQLERFMQDNQYTYCLLNPLEAKLQCDSLRIHKTDRSDAHRLALTHFTATRRVFTGTDNLFYQLKSLSRLYSELDSELSIIRGRMHKVIQLTFPELERMFTSKSDLFLNFVQLFPHPDCILGLSKTIIKNRIRANTNKKLSNITAEKKAIQILEIAKTSYPAVSQNDVLCDQLKLYARRYQELLYQKECCINKMVYRAKQRAEYNIILSLPGIGPNTAVRLMAEIGDITRFNNNKQLNVFAGIDIRRFQSGKTFFKDKINKRGNKHLRKLLFLIIQNMIKQRRYQQNHIVEYYDKLKTQPYNKCHKVASIVCVNKFLKLLFQLITHDINYDYRLTA; this is translated from the coding sequence ATGAAACACGTAATTGCGTTTGACATCAGTATGGGTAAAAGTTATATGGGAATTTATAATGCACAGAAACAATGTGTATTTGAAAGTGAAATCAAGCATTCCAAACCTGAATTCAAAAAGCTACAAGAAAAGATTCATGAGCTTACAGATAAGACCGGTAAATTGCCTAAAATCGTATTCGAAGCAACAGGTATCTATTCCAGGCAGTTAGAACGATTTATGCAAGATAATCAGTATACATATTGTTTATTAAACCCATTAGAAGCCAAGCTACAATGTGATTCCTTACGGATTCATAAGACCGATCGGAGCGACGCACACCGATTAGCTCTCACTCATTTTACAGCTACCCGAAGGGTATTTACCGGAACTGATAATTTATTCTACCAGCTAAAATCGCTTTCTAGATTATATAGTGAACTGGATAGTGAATTATCGATAATTCGTGGTCGTATGCATAAAGTAATCCAATTAACATTTCCTGAGTTGGAGAGAATGTTTACCAGTAAATCTGATTTGTTTTTAAATTTTGTTCAACTATTCCCCCACCCAGATTGTATTTTAGGTCTTTCAAAAACCATTATAAAAAATCGTATTCGTGCCAACACCAATAAAAAATTATCAAATATTACAGCGGAGAAAAAAGCGATTCAAATACTGGAAATAGCGAAAACTTCCTATCCTGCTGTTTCTCAGAACGATGTTCTATGTGATCAACTCAAATTATACGCAAGACGCTATCAAGAGCTTCTTTACCAAAAAGAATGCTGTATTAACAAGATGGTATATAGAGCCAAGCAACGTGCAGAATACAATATCATTCTCAGTCTTCCTGGGATTGGACCGAATACTGCAGTACGCTTGATGGCTGAAATAGGAGATATTACTCGCTTTAACAATAACAAGCAACTTAATGTATTTGCTGGTATTGATATACGCCGTTTTCAATCAGGTAAAACCTTTTTTAAAGATAAAATCAATAAACGTGGAAATAAACATTTGCGGAAGCTCCTTTTCCTCATCATTCAGAACATGATTAAACAACGACGTTACCAACAAAATCACATTGTTGAGTATTACGATAAATTAAAAACGCAACCCTATAACAAATGTCATAAAGTTGCGTCCATTGTATGTGTAAACAAGTTCTTGAAGCTCCTCTTTCAACTTATTACACATGATATAAACTATGATTATCGGTTAACGGCCTAA
- a CDS encoding Rpn family recombination-promoting nuclease/putative transposase, with protein sequence MTKSLVNLRIDFAFKQLFGTSGSEDILITFLNAMLKDSLESPIMSLQLEDPHLHREHEDDKLSILDVSATLDTGTKVNVEIQLNNNHDMIKRSLYYWGKLYTSQLQKGMPYSSLRKTITINLLNFVLFPEYEEFHTTGKLWNIQQQKQFSDDIEIHVIELPKLMEQWREEKVNPWEDSFVRWLLLLPANEDEHLTQTLEDIAMNQDPILQKAMNKWERMSQDSTFRQAYEAREKTLMDEAAKFAHAEEQGIKKGIEKGIEEGKKAERIQLVCGMYKNGMSVEDIAKFTKLPIEEIREIIQL encoded by the coding sequence ATGACCAAGTCATTAGTAAATTTACGAATTGATTTTGCTTTTAAGCAATTATTTGGGACAAGTGGTAGTGAGGATATTCTTATCACATTTTTAAATGCCATGCTAAAGGATTCATTAGAATCACCTATTATGTCACTACAATTAGAGGATCCACATTTACATCGAGAACACGAGGATGATAAATTATCAATTTTAGATGTCTCAGCCACACTAGACACGGGTACTAAAGTAAACGTAGAAATTCAGTTGAATAATAATCACGACATGATTAAACGAAGTTTGTATTACTGGGGTAAATTATATACTTCACAGTTGCAAAAAGGGATGCCGTACAGCTCTCTTCGTAAAACAATCACTATTAATTTGTTAAACTTCGTACTTTTCCCCGAATATGAGGAATTTCATACAACGGGAAAGCTATGGAATATACAACAGCAAAAGCAATTTAGTGATGATATAGAGATTCATGTTATAGAGCTTCCAAAATTAATGGAACAATGGCGGGAAGAGAAAGTTAATCCGTGGGAAGATTCATTTGTTCGTTGGCTGTTATTACTACCGGCAAATGAAGATGAACACTTAACTCAAACATTGGAGGATATTGCGATGAATCAAGATCCGATTTTACAAAAAGCAATGAATAAGTGGGAGCGAATGAGTCAAGATTCGACTTTCCGACAAGCCTATGAAGCGAGGGAAAAAACCCTAATGGATGAAGCTGCAAAGTTTGCTCACGCAGAGGAGCAAGGAATCAAAAAAGGTATTGAAAAGGGTATTGAAGAAGGAAAAAAAGCCGAACGAATACAATTGGTATGTGGTATGTATAAAAACGGAATGTCTGTAGAGGATATTGCGAAATTCACGAAGTTACCTATAGAAGAAATAAGAGAAATTATCCAATTATAA